The genomic region GGACAATATACCCAACGGAACGTTATTCACTCGTGGGAATTCAGTTCATCCACTGCTTCAAAAAACCACAATAATGTTCTGCTGGTTGTTGTGGTAACCTGTTCAACAGTCTTGGTGGTCGTGGTCGTTGTCGTGAGTGTTGCAGCTTGGGTAATGatcacaaaaaagagaaagggtAAGGTAGACAATGATAATAATGGTGAACGTGGAGCCACCCCGGTTAAGTTTGATTTGGATAGGGCAACTTTACCTAGAAGATTTGATTACAAAGAACTAGTTGTAGCTACCAAAGGGTTCGCGGATGATGCAAGGCTTGGACGAGGTAGCTCGGGACAGGTTTACAAAGGGGTTCTGAGTGATTTAGGAAGGGTTATTGCTGTGAAAAGGATTTTCACTAGCTTTGAAAATTCAGAGAGAGTTTTCATCAATGAAGTTAGGATCATAAGCCGTCTTATACACAGAAACCTGGTGCAGTTCATCGGGTGGTGCCACGAGCAAGGGGAGTTTCTGTTGGTTTTTGAGTTCATGCCTAATGGAAGCCTCGACACCCATCTCTTCGGGGAGAAAAAAACTTTGGCCTGGGATATTAGGTACGTTAGATAATTTGATttagctttatttttttatatgtattttattgtttattatcaCTTGAGGGTTGTTTACTGTGTATTTGGCAGCATGTTTCTGGTAGATGCAAACTCAATGGAAACTAAAAAAACGATTTGAACTTATGCATAACCTAATTTGATCATATGGGAaaagcttattttatttttctttcttcttttttatttaattgcttATAAGAAAGCTTATATATCCGAATAGGGTCACCGTTATTTTCTTCTTAGTCTTTTTGCTTTGATGTATATGTATTTCTATTTTGTCTCTTGGAATGTAGCTATTAGCTTATGCTATTGAAATTAATCATTTGTCACCATTGTTCTtaattctctcttctctttacAGGTACAAGGTAGCACTAGGGGTGGTTTTGGCCCTTCGTTATCTTCATGAGGATGCAGAGCAAAGTGTTCTTCATAGGGATATTAAGTCAGCTAATGTGTTATTGGACATGGATTTTAGCACCAAGCTTGGCGATTTTGGGATGGCAAAGTTGGTGGATCCAAGGTTGAGAACTCAGAGGACAGGGGTAGTGGGGACTTATGGGTACCTTGCACCAGAATATATCAATGGAGGTAGGGCAAGCAAGGAATCAGACATTTATAGCTTTGGGGTTGTGGCTCTTGAAATTGCATGTGGGAGAAGGATTTATCAAGACGGGGAGTTTCATGTACCTCTCGTGAATTGGGTGTGGCAATTATATGTGGAAGGGAATGTTCTAGGTGCTGTTGATGAGAGATTGAACAATGAGTTTGAGGTGGATGAAATAACAAGATTGATTGTTATGGGGTTGTGGTGTACTAACCCAAACGACAAAGAAAGGCCCAAGGCTGCACAAGTAATAAAAGTTCTTCAGCTTGAAGCGCCATTGCCTGTGCTTCCGCTTGATATGCATAACGCTTATCCTCCTTCTCTAGTTACCCATGGGCAACCCACCTACAATTCCTCATGTTCAGTACCCTTCACTAATAGCTTCGTCAGTGTTGGACGCTAATTTCCTGAGCAAGGCAGAAAAAACAATCTGTTTCGGGCAGCAGGCTTATGATGTAGTGTGCTTCATATGTTAATTTAGTTTAGTCTTATGATTTTCATTACTTTTGTggtgaaatgtttaattaatggCTTGTTATATATAGGTAAGTGTCCAGAAATAATCTCTTTGCATATGTAAGGGTTAGTTAGGCTAGCTACCAATGACCATTCGTCATATATTTGCAAAGTAAGAAGCCTTGTTTGATCATGGTACattagctatatatatatatataaaaggcagTTGCAAACTTGGATTATAATACacacaaaagaatttttttaaatttaaaattactataaacagggaagaatattttttattccttttaatattttgatatattaattaGACTTAAATATCTTTTGTTACCACTAGAATTATCATATCCAtctatcaatatcaatattgatTAAAGAAGAGATTGTtgatttgtataatttattagcttttgaatttcatcttcTCAGTTGAACGACTCTATCTTTTTCTGATGAGAAATCTGTGTTTAATTTATAGGATGTCATTCTTATTGTTTTGGCCACTATCTTGTATGGTCTTAATCATGATTAGTGGTACTATGATCCCTCCAAATGTAATAGGGCGCGGTTACAGCTGAATCTGGGGTATTTCATTGTCTTGGATGTGAAGCAAATGTCGTGGATGTTACCCCGTGAATAAGTTGAAGCTTGAAGTGTTTGATAGTTTCAACACAGTTGCTAGCTT from Glycine soja cultivar W05 chromosome 16, ASM419377v2, whole genome shotgun sequence harbors:
- the LOC114390345 gene encoding L-type lectin-domain containing receptor kinase IX.1-like is translated as MVITIFLLVLAIPSPLIKTAESLSFNITNFHGAKSMAYEGDGKVNKNGSIELNIVTYLFRVGRAFYKQPLHLWDSSSGVVNDFSTRFTFTIARATNDTIGDGFAFYLAPRGYRIPPNAAGGTLGLFNATTNAYIPHNHVFAVEFDTFNSTIDPPFQHVGVDDNSLKSVAAAEFDIDKNLGNKCNALINYTASSKILFVSWSFNNSNSTNSSLSYKIDLMDILPEWVDVGFSAATGQYTQRNVIHSWEFSSSTASKNHNNVLLVVVVTCSTVLVVVVVVVSVAAWVMITKKRKGKVDNDNNGERGATPVKFDLDRATLPRRFDYKELVVATKGFADDARLGRGSSGQVYKGVLSDLGRVIAVKRIFTSFENSERVFINEVRIISRLIHRNLVQFIGWCHEQGEFLLVFEFMPNGSLDTHLFGEKKTLAWDIRYKVALGVVLALRYLHEDAEQSVLHRDIKSANVLLDMDFSTKLGDFGMAKLVDPRLRTQRTGVVGTYGYLAPEYINGGRASKESDIYSFGVVALEIACGRRIYQDGEFHVPLVNWVWQLYVEGNVLGAVDERLNNEFEVDEITRLIVMGLWCTNPNDKERPKAAQVIKVLQLEAPLPVLPLDMHNAYPPSLVTHGQPTYNSSCSVPFTNSFVSVGR